Proteins encoded together in one Rossellomorea sp. y25 window:
- a CDS encoding Crp/Fnr family transcriptional regulator, whose amino-acid sequence MREIQGGSPHHYINQFELEELFPADFRKHIKVYHFEKGDNLFSTGEELDELYFLMEGKIKIFTHTPEGKLLINRFKRPLALIGDVEYAKGTAVLNSVEAVTDGVFLSVPFTDLSRLEKENPAIMRFLFDTVAHKFYTESHITSMHMLYPVEVRLASYLLSISEAGEGTMFHQEMHTSNLMELAEWIGTSYRHLNRVLKKMATDDLIERVNGSITIKDLDKLSILAKGNIYE is encoded by the coding sequence ATGAGAGAAATACAAGGGGGTTCCCCCCATCATTATATAAATCAATTCGAGCTGGAGGAGTTATTCCCGGCGGATTTCAGAAAGCATATCAAGGTGTATCACTTTGAAAAAGGGGACAATCTTTTTTCCACAGGGGAAGAACTCGACGAATTGTACTTCCTCATGGAGGGGAAAATCAAGATCTTCACCCATACACCGGAAGGAAAACTGTTGATCAACCGGTTCAAGCGTCCCCTTGCCCTGATCGGGGATGTGGAGTATGCGAAAGGTACGGCGGTGCTCAATTCAGTGGAAGCCGTGACGGACGGAGTGTTCTTATCCGTGCCTTTCACCGATCTTTCAAGGCTTGAGAAAGAGAATCCCGCCATTATGCGATTTTTATTTGATACAGTGGCCCACAAGTTCTACACGGAATCACATATCACGAGCATGCACATGCTGTATCCCGTCGAAGTGCGCCTGGCGAGCTATTTACTATCCATATCAGAAGCAGGAGAAGGGACCATGTTCCATCAGGAAATGCATACGTCCAATCTCATGGAGCTCGCTGAATGGATCGGAACCAGCTACCGCCACCTGAACCGGGTACTGAAGAAGATGGCAACGGATGATCTCATTGAACGGGTCAACGGTTCCATCACCATCAAAGATCTTGATAAACTCAGCATCCTTGCGAAAGGAAACATCTATGAATAA
- a CDS encoding DMT family transporter → MIGIALAIMAGILISLQNVFNARVSEKTGPWATTSLVLGLGLVCSLPVFYTMEDKSLLDFSGVDPVFLFSGVFGVGIVFFLMRGVTLIGPAYAISIALISQITIAFVVNTGGWFGFEPSALSWEKILGIGLLIGGVLVYKLEKRTEVGEDVVGEKIGA, encoded by the coding sequence ATGATCGGAATTGCACTCGCCATCATGGCAGGAATCTTAATCAGTTTGCAAAATGTATTCAACGCACGGGTCAGTGAAAAAACAGGCCCATGGGCAACGACGAGTTTGGTACTCGGCCTTGGTCTCGTCTGTTCACTGCCGGTCTTCTATACAATGGAAGACAAAAGTCTGCTCGACTTCAGCGGGGTCGATCCCGTCTTTCTGTTCAGCGGCGTATTCGGTGTCGGCATCGTATTCTTCCTGATGAGGGGAGTCACGCTGATCGGCCCGGCGTATGCGATCTCGATCGCACTTATTTCTCAAATCACCATTGCATTTGTCGTCAATACAGGTGGATGGTTCGGTTTTGAACCTTCTGCCCTTTCCTGGGAGAAGATTCTTGGGATCGGATTGTTGATTGGCGGAGTGTTGGTTTATAAGTTGGAGAAGCGGACGGAAGTAGGAGAAGATGTTGTAGGTGAGAAAATTGGAGCATGA
- the katG gene encoding catalase/peroxidase HPI — protein sequence MENQNRPDQKDHSAAAGQCPVTHHKDSAITTTTAPGGTTNKDWWPNMLNLNILRQHDTKSNPMGENFNYKEEFSKLDYDALKQDLHNLMTDSQDWWPADYGHYGPFFIRMSWHAAGTYRETDGRGGGSSGSQRFAPLNSWPDNVNLDKARRLLWPIKQKYGNKISWADLLVLTGNVALESMGLKTFGFGAGREDIWHPEEDVYWGNEKEWLADNRYSGDRELENPLAAVQMGLIYVNPEGPNGEPDPLGSARDIRDTFGRMGMNDYETVALIAGGHTFGKAHGAGDASLVGDDPEAADIENQGFGWISSYGSGKGRDTISSGVDGAWTTNPTKWDNGYFDLLFGYEWEKTKSAAGASQWAPVGMTEEHMAPDAEDPSIKVKTMMTTADMALRMDPDYEKISRRFHENPEEFADAFSRAWFKLLHRDMGPKARYWGPEVPDEELIWQDPVPAVDYDLSDSEVASLKEKILETGLTVSELVKTAWASASTYRGSDMRGGANGARIRLAPQKDWEVNEPQQLEKVLGVYEGLQSKLDKKVSLADLIVLGGNTGVEKAARDAGFEVTVPFSPGRGDATADQTDAENFGVLEPVSDGFRNYQKQEYAVSPEEMLVDKAQLLGLTAPEMTVLLGGMRALGANHGDSKHGVFTDRVGTLNNDFFVNLLDMNIEWKPAGFNQYEGRDRKTGEVVRTASRFDLVFGSNSVLRALAEVYAQDDNKEKFVRDFVAAWGKVMDADRFDLK from the coding sequence ATGGAAAACCAAAATCGCCCAGATCAAAAGGATCACTCAGCAGCTGCAGGTCAGTGCCCTGTCACTCACCACAAGGATAGTGCCATCACGACGACCACGGCTCCAGGAGGTACGACGAATAAAGACTGGTGGCCGAACATGTTGAACCTGAACATCCTTCGCCAGCATGACACGAAATCAAACCCAATGGGGGAAAACTTCAATTATAAAGAAGAATTCTCGAAGCTTGATTACGATGCCCTGAAGCAGGATCTTCACAATCTGATGACAGACAGCCAGGACTGGTGGCCTGCTGACTACGGTCACTACGGTCCATTCTTCATCCGGATGTCTTGGCACGCAGCAGGTACATACCGTGAAACGGACGGACGCGGAGGCGGCTCATCAGGTTCACAACGCTTTGCCCCCCTGAACAGCTGGCCGGATAACGTCAATCTTGATAAAGCCCGCCGCCTGTTGTGGCCGATTAAACAAAAGTATGGGAATAAGATTTCCTGGGCTGACCTGCTTGTGTTAACAGGTAACGTTGCTCTTGAATCCATGGGATTGAAGACATTCGGATTTGGTGCAGGACGTGAGGACATTTGGCATCCTGAGGAAGATGTATATTGGGGAAATGAGAAAGAATGGCTTGCGGACAACCGCTACTCAGGGGACCGTGAGCTTGAAAATCCACTCGCTGCCGTCCAGATGGGTCTCATCTATGTTAATCCGGAAGGCCCGAATGGTGAGCCGGATCCACTTGGAAGTGCCCGTGATATCCGTGATACATTCGGACGCATGGGGATGAACGATTATGAAACCGTGGCCCTTATTGCAGGCGGTCACACATTCGGAAAAGCTCATGGAGCCGGCGACGCTTCTCTTGTCGGTGACGATCCGGAAGCTGCGGACATTGAAAATCAAGGGTTCGGCTGGATCAGTTCATACGGTAGCGGTAAAGGCCGTGACACGATTTCAAGCGGTGTCGATGGTGCCTGGACGACGAATCCGACGAAATGGGATAACGGCTACTTCGACCTTCTATTCGGGTATGAGTGGGAGAAAACGAAGAGTGCGGCAGGCGCTTCCCAATGGGCACCGGTCGGCATGACGGAAGAACATATGGCACCTGATGCCGAAGATCCGTCGATCAAAGTGAAGACGATGATGACGACCGCTGATATGGCGCTGCGTATGGATCCTGATTATGAAAAGATTTCCCGTCGTTTCCACGAGAATCCGGAAGAGTTTGCCGATGCCTTCTCCCGTGCCTGGTTCAAGCTTCTTCACCGCGACATGGGGCCGAAAGCAAGATACTGGGGTCCAGAGGTTCCTGATGAAGAATTGATCTGGCAAGATCCGGTTCCTGCGGTGGATTATGATTTATCCGATTCTGAAGTAGCTTCGTTGAAAGAAAAGATTCTGGAAACAGGTCTAACCGTGAGCGAGCTCGTGAAAACAGCTTGGGCATCCGCAAGCACGTACCGCGGTTCTGATATGCGCGGTGGTGCGAACGGTGCACGCATCCGTCTCGCACCGCAGAAGGACTGGGAAGTGAACGAACCACAGCAGCTTGAGAAAGTCCTGGGTGTCTATGAGGGCCTTCAGAGCAAGCTTGATAAGAAAGTCAGCTTGGCTGATTTGATCGTGTTAGGCGGAAACACAGGGGTTGAAAAAGCCGCCCGTGACGCCGGTTTCGAAGTAACGGTTCCATTTTCACCTGGTCGCGGCGATGCAACAGCCGATCAAACTGATGCTGAAAACTTCGGTGTACTGGAGCCGGTTTCAGACGGATTCCGCAACTACCAGAAGCAGGAATACGCTGTCAGCCCGGAAGAAATGCTTGTGGATAAAGCACAATTGTTAGGACTGACTGCACCGGAAATGACCGTCCTTCTTGGTGGTATGCGTGCTCTCGGCGCCAACCACGGTGATTCGAAACACGGCGTATTCACAGATCGCGTCGGTACGCTGAACAACGACTTCTTCGTGAATTTGCTCGATATGAACATCGAGTGGAAACCGGCAGGCTTCAATCAGTATGAGGGCCGTGACCGCAAGACGGGTGAGGTGGTTCGTACGGCATCACGCTTTGACCTGGTGTTCGGTTCGAACTCTGTCCTTCGTGCTCTAGCAGAAGTGTATGCGCAGGATGACAATAAAGAGAAATTTGTCCGTGACTTTGTTGCCGCTTGGGGGAAAGTGATGGATGCAGATCGGTTTGATTTGAAATAA
- a CDS encoding response regulator transcription factor yields MKVLLVEDDRTIAAGLEYSLRQEEYETILCYDAESAKAMIHGRLEEIDLCLFDLSLPDGSGYDLCEMVKKRDDKPVIFLTALDDEVNVVMGLDMGADDYITKPFRVRELLSRIRSVLRRYHKQPAQANVWMDIEDIRINTLEGKVYKNGDEVVLTALEYRLLLIFANHVGQVLTRAQLLDRIWDVAGDFVNDNTLTVYIKRLREKLEDHPQRPTIIKTVRGMGYKAGD; encoded by the coding sequence ATGAAAGTGTTGTTGGTAGAAGATGATCGGACGATTGCGGCAGGGTTGGAGTATTCGCTGCGTCAGGAGGAATATGAGACGATTCTTTGTTATGATGCGGAGTCTGCCAAAGCGATGATTCATGGTCGGTTAGAAGAAATCGATTTATGTTTGTTTGATTTGTCGCTTCCTGATGGGAGCGGCTATGATTTGTGTGAGATGGTGAAGAAGCGGGACGATAAGCCGGTGATCTTTTTGACAGCGCTGGATGACGAAGTGAACGTCGTAATGGGGCTGGATATGGGAGCGGACGATTATATTACGAAACCGTTCCGGGTCCGTGAGCTGCTATCCCGTATCCGGTCGGTGCTCCGTCGATATCATAAGCAACCGGCACAGGCAAATGTGTGGATGGATATTGAGGATATCCGGATTAACACGTTAGAGGGCAAAGTGTATAAAAATGGTGACGAGGTAGTATTGACCGCTTTGGAATACCGGCTTCTCCTTATCTTTGCCAATCACGTCGGACAGGTTCTGACGAGGGCCCAGCTCCTCGATCGGATATGGGACGTGGCCGGTGATTTTGTCAACGATAACACGTTGACTGTTTATATCAAGAGGCTGCGCGAGAAGTTAGAGGACCATCCGCAGCGGCCAACGATCATCAAGACCGTTCGCGGTATGGGATATAAGGCGGGGGATTAA
- a CDS encoding HAMP domain-containing sensor histidine kinase — translation MWRNREVQWFFISLLSISLAAFVLAGFLFSIRVAWFVLVTSGLLAGCNFFFTRWRYGEIEKLSGYLRKISSGDDSLDVRDNQEGELSILKNDIYKVTLMLSEHRSFLEKDKLTLTNALSDISHQLKTPLTSMMVMADLLSDSTLEESKRAEFTHHIRVQLERIEWLVSSLLTLSKIDAGTIAFKKDTVAVRDLIQRAVQPVLIPMEIKEQTLNVNGDESVTFIGDLRWTAEALINILKNAVEHTGEGGVISISFSENPLYTEITISDNGDGIPKEDLPYIFRRFYKGKNASDDSVGIGLAMAYSIITSQQGDLEVRSEKGNGTVFSIKFYK, via the coding sequence ATGTGGCGGAATCGGGAAGTTCAATGGTTTTTCATCAGCCTATTATCCATCAGTCTTGCGGCATTCGTATTGGCAGGTTTTCTGTTTTCGATTCGGGTTGCATGGTTTGTGCTGGTCACATCCGGCTTGCTCGCAGGATGCAACTTTTTCTTTACAAGGTGGCGATACGGTGAAATTGAAAAGCTGTCGGGTTATTTGAGAAAAATCAGCAGCGGGGATGACAGCCTCGATGTCCGGGATAACCAAGAAGGGGAGCTCAGCATATTAAAGAATGACATCTATAAGGTGACCTTGATGCTGTCTGAGCATCGTTCATTTTTAGAGAAGGACAAACTCACCTTGACCAATGCCCTTTCTGACATCTCGCATCAGTTGAAGACACCTTTGACTTCGATGATGGTGATGGCCGATCTCTTAAGTGATAGCACATTGGAGGAATCCAAACGTGCCGAATTCACTCATCATATCCGGGTGCAGTTGGAGAGGATCGAATGGCTTGTCTCTTCCCTTTTGACATTATCCAAGATCGATGCAGGGACCATCGCCTTTAAGAAAGACACGGTGGCCGTCCGGGACCTGATTCAGAGGGCGGTGCAGCCTGTCTTGATTCCAATGGAAATTAAAGAGCAGACATTGAACGTGAACGGGGACGAATCGGTCACGTTCATCGGTGATCTTCGCTGGACGGCCGAGGCCCTCATCAATATCCTGAAAAATGCTGTGGAGCACACGGGAGAAGGAGGGGTGATCTCCATTTCGTTTTCGGAGAATCCACTCTACACTGAAATCACCATTTCCGATAATGGAGACGGGATTCCAAAAGAAGATCTCCCATACATATTCAGGCGTTTTTACAAGGGCAAGAATGCAAGTGACGACAGTGTCGGAATCGGTCTGGCGATGGCTTACAGCATCATCACCAGTCAGCAGGGGGATCTTGAGGTCCGAAGTGAAAAAGGAAATGGGACCGTGTTTTCGATTAAATTTTATAAATAG
- a CDS encoding ABC transporter ATP-binding protein: protein MNILQIENLSKIYGKGETAVKALDDVSFSVKKGEFVAIIGPSGSGKSTLLHLLGGVDRPTSGKVLIDQTDIYQLDETQLAVFRRRQIGLIYQFYNLIPILTVEENITLPMLLDQHKVDQKQLTDLVTTLGLHERLNHLPNQLSGGQQQRVSIGRALISNPAIILADEPTGNLDSKNSTEIIELLKMFNKTYNQTLIIITHDERIALQADRVIEIADGKVAKDEVIRP from the coding sequence ATGAATATTTTACAAATTGAAAATCTGTCTAAGATATATGGCAAGGGGGAGACGGCGGTCAAGGCACTGGATGATGTCTCATTCTCTGTGAAAAAGGGGGAATTCGTTGCGATCATCGGTCCTTCTGGATCGGGGAAATCCACCTTGCTTCACCTGCTTGGAGGCGTCGACCGTCCGACAAGTGGGAAAGTGCTGATCGATCAAACCGATATTTATCAATTGGATGAAACCCAGCTGGCTGTTTTCAGAAGAAGGCAGATCGGGTTGATTTATCAGTTCTACAATTTGATCCCGATCTTGACGGTGGAAGAGAACATCACCCTCCCCATGTTATTGGATCAGCATAAAGTGGATCAAAAGCAGTTGACGGATCTAGTAACGACATTGGGCCTTCATGAAAGGCTGAACCACCTGCCGAACCAATTATCCGGTGGACAGCAACAGCGTGTATCCATCGGAAGAGCGCTGATCAGTAATCCTGCCATCATTCTCGCGGACGAGCCGACAGGAAATCTCGACAGCAAAAACTCTACGGAAATCATCGAACTGTTAAAGATGTTCAACAAAACCTATAACCAGACATTGATCATCATCACCCACGATGAACGGATTGCGCTGCAGGCCGATCGTGTGATCGAAATCGCAGATGGAAAGGTCGCAAAGGATGAGGTGATCCGTCCATGA